Proteins found in one Quercus robur chromosome 2, dhQueRobu3.1, whole genome shotgun sequence genomic segment:
- the LOC126713048 gene encoding uncharacterized protein LOC126713048, with translation MKKKVNRKSSLLETPTEMADFPSPNESPKSPLFTIISDKKKKKSTVSTSKNKNADKSQPTIAAVKTLGTISDLKDLASSRLDHLKRHIEHSHSEIIKDLQASHSRLHKRFKIQTQACQQAMDEAEKEYKKMSERISQSREAMQASYAEFKADAQASASRACKTSITELSEYCEKAINNLQSRFGIPSA, from the exons atgaagAAGAAAGTGAACCGCAAGTCCTCACTTCTGGAAACGCCAACAGAAATGGCGGATTTTCCTTCTCCAAACGAGTCTCCGAAATCGCCATTGTTCACCATCATCAGcgacaagaagaagaagaagagtacgGTCTCCACCTCAAAGAACAAGAATGCCGACAAGTCGCAGCCTACTATCGCCGCTGTGAAAACCCTAGGCACCATCTCCGATCTCAAAGACCTCGCCTCTTCGCGCCTCGACCATCTCAAGCGCCACATCGAACACTCTCACTCTGAGATCATCAAGGATCTCCAGGCTTCCCACTCTCGCCTCCACAAGCGCTTCAAG ATTCAGACTCAAGCATGCCAACAAGCGATGGATGAAGCAGAGAAGGAATACAAGAAAATGTCTGAACGGATCAGCCAAAGTCGGGAAGCAATGCAG GCTTCATATGCAGAGTTCAAGGCAGATGCACAAGCCAGCGCATCTCGTG CATGCAAAACATCAATCACTGAGCTTTCAGAATACTGTGAGAAAGCAATTAATAATCTTCAAAGTCGTTTTGGGATTCCATCAGCTTAG